From the genome of Solidesulfovibrio carbinolicus, one region includes:
- the bioA gene encoding adenosylmethionine--8-amino-7-oxononanoate transaminase has product MSHVSGKAAMRIWHPCTQMKDHEKHPPVFIDRGQGIYLYDRQGKSYIDAISSWWVNLFGHANPRIARAVTEQLTRLEHVIFAGCTHAPAEELAERLLAVAPEGLTRVFFADNGSCAVEAALKMSHAYWRNLGRAEKCKFIYLSNGYHGETAGALGVCGDRLYAAPFAPLVVPQIEVAGPECHACPLGLARETCAAECVGGMEAAIQAHAAELSGVIIEPLVQCAGSFRMHPPAYLARLRQATAAAGCHLIADEIAVGFGRTGTMFACEQAGITPDFMCLSKGITSGTLPLSVVLTGDAVFDAFYHDYHDDKAFLHSHSYTGNPLACAAACETLRIFEEDDVIAVNRPKIAHLQAAVRQRFAGHKHVSDIRSTGWITAVSLAADPAAGRAFDPLERTGFRIYREAIKRGAWLRNLGDMVYFMPPYVITLEEIDRLTDIALDAVEAVLG; this is encoded by the coding sequence TTCCGGGAAGGCGGCCATGCGGATCTGGCACCCATGCACCCAGATGAAGGACCACGAGAAGCATCCTCCCGTCTTTATCGACCGGGGTCAAGGGATTTACCTCTACGACCGCCAGGGAAAGTCCTATATCGACGCCATTTCCTCGTGGTGGGTCAACCTTTTTGGCCACGCCAACCCGCGCATCGCCCGGGCCGTGACCGAGCAGCTCACGCGCCTGGAGCACGTGATTTTCGCCGGCTGCACCCACGCCCCGGCCGAGGAACTGGCCGAGCGGCTGCTGGCCGTGGCCCCCGAAGGGCTTACGCGCGTCTTTTTCGCCGACAACGGCTCCTGCGCCGTGGAAGCGGCGCTCAAGATGAGCCACGCCTATTGGCGCAACCTCGGCCGTGCCGAGAAGTGCAAGTTCATTTATCTGTCCAATGGCTACCACGGCGAAACGGCCGGAGCCCTTGGCGTATGCGGCGACCGGCTCTACGCCGCGCCGTTCGCGCCCCTTGTCGTGCCGCAAATCGAAGTCGCCGGCCCGGAATGCCACGCCTGCCCGCTGGGACTTGCGCGCGAAACGTGCGCCGCCGAGTGCGTTGGCGGCATGGAAGCGGCCATCCAGGCCCACGCGGCCGAACTGTCCGGCGTCATCATCGAACCGCTGGTGCAGTGCGCCGGGAGCTTCCGGATGCATCCGCCGGCCTATCTGGCCAGGCTGCGCCAAGCGACGGCCGCCGCCGGCTGCCATCTCATCGCCGACGAAATTGCCGTGGGTTTCGGGCGCACGGGAACCATGTTCGCCTGCGAGCAGGCCGGGATAACGCCGGACTTCATGTGCCTGTCCAAGGGCATCACCAGCGGCACGCTGCCGCTATCGGTGGTGCTGACCGGCGACGCCGTGTTCGACGCCTTCTACCACGACTACCACGACGACAAGGCATTCCTGCACAGCCACAGCTACACCGGCAATCCGCTGGCCTGCGCCGCCGCCTGCGAAACCCTGCGCATTTTCGAGGAAGACGACGTCATCGCCGTCAACCGGCCCAAGATCGCCCATCTGCAAGCCGCCGTGCGCCAGCGTTTCGCCGGGCACAAGCACGTGTCCGACATCCGCTCCACAGGCTGGATCACGGCCGTGTCCCTGGCCGCCGATCCGGCTGCCGGCCGGGCTTTCGACCCGCTTGAGCGCACGGGATTTCGCATTTACCGCGAGGCCATCAAGCGCGGGGCCTGGTTGCGAAACCTCGGCGACATGGTTTATTTTATGCCGCCCTACGTGATCACGCTGGAAGAAATCGACAGGTTGACCGACATCGCGTTGGATGCGGTCGAGGCGGTGCTTGGATGA
- the bioD gene encoding dethiobiotin synthase, with translation MKRYFITGTGTGIGKTVFSALFAKELLGQGQRVRYVKPVATGYPEDDDAAWVAGQAGLAADEALTLYTAAEPASPCFVFDPFPFAQCVARIEAAAEGCDVLLVESAGGLAVPLGQRRYNYHFALELGLETILVVPNRLGCLSDAIVYGHFAKRHKLALTAIAINDHFAASSREGDRNVAVIAGEYPSQTIYRYDEALSLLA, from the coding sequence ATGAAACGCTATTTCATTACCGGAACCGGAACCGGCATCGGCAAGACGGTGTTTTCGGCCCTTTTCGCCAAGGAACTCCTGGGTCAGGGCCAGCGGGTGCGCTACGTCAAACCCGTGGCCACGGGCTATCCCGAAGACGACGACGCGGCCTGGGTGGCCGGGCAGGCCGGGCTTGCGGCGGACGAGGCGCTCACGCTCTACACGGCGGCCGAGCCGGCTTCGCCGTGTTTCGTGTTCGATCCCTTTCCCTTCGCACAGTGCGTGGCCCGCATCGAGGCGGCGGCCGAAGGCTGCGACGTGCTGTTGGTGGAAAGCGCCGGCGGCCTGGCCGTGCCCCTTGGGCAGCGGCGCTATAATTACCATTTCGCCCTGGAACTCGGGCTGGAGACGATTCTGGTCGTCCCCAACCGCCTGGGCTGTCTGTCCGACGCCATCGTCTACGGCCATTTCGCCAAGCGGCACAAGCTGGCGCTGACGGCCATCGCCATAAACGACCATTTCGCGGCCAGCTCCCGCGAAGGGGACCGCAATGTGGCGGTTATTGCCGGAGAGTATCCCAGCCAGACGATCTATCGGTATGATGAGGCGCTGTCGTTGCTGGCGTAA
- a CDS encoding 2-amino-3,7-dideoxy-D-threo-hept-6-ulosonate synthase — translation MTIGKSIRLERIVNRDTGRTIIVPLDHGVSVGPIEGIADMRDAVTNIVAGGANAVLMHKGVVRCGHRARGRDVGLIIHLSASTSLSPFPNAKTLVCTVEEAMRLGADAVSVHVNLGDAAESKMLDDMGRVTEAAVSWGIPVLAMMYARGPKIANEFDADVVAHCARVGNELGADIVKVPYTGDPDSFAKVVGGCCVPVVIAGGPKTDSTRGFLTMIADSLAAGGAGLSVGRNIFQAPDPAELLGAVTAIVHDGKSVDEAMEMLAQG, via the coding sequence ATGACCATCGGCAAATCCATCCGTCTGGAACGCATCGTCAACCGCGACACCGGCCGCACCATCATCGTGCCGCTGGATCACGGCGTCTCCGTGGGCCCCATCGAGGGCATCGCCGACATGCGCGACGCCGTCACCAACATCGTGGCCGGCGGGGCCAACGCCGTGCTCATGCACAAGGGCGTTGTGCGCTGCGGCCACCGGGCGCGCGGCCGCGACGTGGGCCTCATTATCCATCTTTCGGCCAGCACCAGCCTGTCGCCCTTCCCCAACGCCAAGACCCTGGTGTGCACCGTGGAAGAGGCCATGCGCCTGGGCGCCGACGCCGTGTCGGTCCACGTCAATCTCGGCGACGCCGCCGAATCCAAGATGCTCGACGACATGGGCCGCGTCACCGAGGCGGCCGTGTCCTGGGGCATCCCGGTTTTGGCCATGATGTACGCCCGCGGCCCGAAGATCGCCAACGAGTTCGACGCCGACGTCGTCGCCCACTGCGCCCGGGTCGGCAATGAGCTGGGCGCGGACATCGTCAAGGTGCCCTACACCGGCGACCCGGACAGCTTCGCCAAGGTGGTCGGCGGCTGCTGCGTGCCGGTGGTCATCGCCGGCGGCCCCAAGACCGACTCCACGCGCGGCTTTTTGACCATGATCGCCGACAGCCTGGCCGCCGGCGGCGCGGGCCTGTCGGTTGGCCGCAACATTTTCCAGGCCCCGGACCCGGCCGAACTTCTGGGGGCCGTCACGGCCATCGTGCATGATGGGAAAAGTGTGGACGAGGCCATGGAGATGCTGGCCCAGGGATGA
- the murA gene encoding UDP-N-acetylglucosamine 1-carboxyvinyltransferase, which yields MDKLLIRGGKPLNGPIRVSGSKNAALPILLAAPLLTEKTVVENVPRLRDIHTTLKLNEILGCPSTFEGNTVIMEPAANLNPEAPYDLVRTMRASVLVLGPLLARTGRARVALPGGCAIGARPVNLHLTALEKMGATFTLEAGYIEGRCDRLTGAHIVFDFPTVGGTENLLMAASLAEGTTILENAAREPEVADLADFLNAMGAKITGHGTSVITIEGVPSLGGGRYAVMPDRIEAATYMIAAAITGGELHLECCPFMELDAVVSKLREMGVVIEATNAGVAVRRQGQLVGVDVATQVYPGFPTDVQAQIMALMCVAAGSSSIRETIFENRFMHVQELVRLGAQIRISSQTAFIRGVGSLTGAPVMASDLRASASLVLAGLAAKGETLIQRVYHLDRGYEAMEVKLQNVGADIERLA from the coding sequence ATGGATAAACTGCTCATTCGGGGCGGCAAGCCCCTTAACGGCCCCATCCGGGTCAGCGGCTCGAAAAACGCCGCCCTGCCCATCCTGCTGGCCGCGCCGCTTCTGACCGAAAAAACCGTCGTCGAAAACGTCCCGCGCCTGCGCGACATCCATACGACGCTGAAACTCAACGAAATCCTCGGCTGCCCTTCCACCTTTGAGGGCAACACCGTGATCATGGAGCCGGCCGCGAACCTCAATCCCGAGGCCCCCTACGACCTCGTGCGCACCATGCGCGCCTCGGTGCTGGTCCTTGGCCCCCTGCTCGCCCGCACCGGCCGCGCCCGGGTGGCCCTGCCCGGCGGCTGCGCCATCGGCGCCCGGCCCGTCAACCTGCACCTGACGGCGCTGGAAAAAATGGGCGCGACCTTCACCCTGGAGGCCGGCTACATCGAAGGCCGCTGCGACCGGCTCACCGGCGCGCACATCGTCTTCGACTTCCCCACCGTCGGCGGCACGGAAAACCTGCTCATGGCCGCCAGCCTGGCCGAAGGCACGACCATCCTCGAAAATGCCGCCCGCGAACCCGAAGTGGCCGATCTGGCCGACTTCCTCAACGCCATGGGCGCGAAAATCACCGGCCACGGCACCTCGGTCATCACCATCGAAGGCGTCCCCAGCCTTGGCGGCGGCCGCTACGCCGTCATGCCCGACCGCATCGAAGCCGCCACCTACATGATCGCCGCCGCCATCACCGGCGGCGAGCTGCACCTGGAATGCTGCCCGTTCATGGAACTCGACGCGGTCGTCTCCAAACTGCGGGAAATGGGCGTGGTCATCGAAGCCACCAACGCCGGCGTGGCCGTGCGCCGCCAGGGCCAGCTCGTGGGCGTCGACGTGGCCACCCAGGTCTACCCGGGCTTCCCCACCGACGTCCAAGCCCAGATCATGGCCCTTATGTGCGTGGCCGCAGGCTCAAGTTCCATCCGCGAAACCATTTTCGAAAACCGCTTCATGCACGTCCAGGAACTCGTGCGCCTGGGCGCGCAGATCCGCATCTCGTCCCAGACCGCCTTTATCCGGGGCGTCGGATCGCTCACCGGCGCGCCGGTCATGGCTTCCGATCTGCGGGCCAGCGCCTCGCTGGTGCTGGCCGGCCTTGCCGCCAAGGGCGAGACGCTCATCCAGCGCGTCTACCACCTCGACCGGGGCTACGAAGCCATGGAAGTGAAACTGCAAAACGTCGGCGCGGACATCGAACGGTTAGCGTAG
- a CDS encoding response regulator, with protein sequence MAKRIMTVDDSASVRQMVAMTLKKEGYDVIEASDGKDALSKMSGTIDMVITDLNMPNLDGIGLIKGIRAQAAYKFIPVVMLTTESQAGKKAEGKSAGATGWIVKPFTPDQLLAVVKKVLR encoded by the coding sequence ATGGCCAAACGCATCATGACCGTGGACGATTCGGCCAGCGTCAGACAAATGGTCGCCATGACGCTCAAAAAGGAAGGCTACGACGTCATCGAAGCCTCGGACGGCAAGGACGCGCTTTCCAAGATGTCCGGCACCATCGACATGGTGATCACCGATCTCAATATGCCCAATCTCGACGGCATTGGCCTCATCAAGGGCATCCGGGCCCAGGCCGCCTACAAATTCATCCCGGTGGTCATGCTGACCACCGAGTCCCAGGCCGGCAAAAAGGCCGAAGGCAAGTCCGCCGGGGCCACGGGCTGGATCGTCAAACCCTTCACCCCGGACCAGCTCCTGGCCGTGGTCAAGAAGGTGCTGCGTTAG
- a CDS encoding STAS domain-containing protein gives MELTRLEQGGKPVYAVTGKCTVEHAAALRQALLEAVSANTVLSLDVSGVEEADITFLQLLLATALTLEQNGGSLRRHGPVSPAALAAARVSGFARTPKLANFFSDED, from the coding sequence ATGGAACTGACCCGATTGGAACAAGGCGGCAAGCCCGTCTACGCCGTGACCGGCAAATGCACGGTGGAACATGCGGCCGCCTTGCGGCAAGCGCTGCTTGAGGCCGTTTCCGCGAACACCGTGCTAAGCCTTGATGTTTCCGGAGTCGAGGAAGCCGACATCACTTTCCTGCAACTGCTCCTGGCAACGGCTCTCACCCTGGAACAAAACGGCGGGAGCCTTCGCCGCCATGGACCGGTTTCCCCGGCGGCCCTGGCCGCCGCGCGCGTTTCGGGTTTTGCCCGCACGCCCAAACTCGCAAACTTCTTCTCCGACGAGGATTAA
- a CDS encoding chemotaxis protein CheA, which produces MPDVDPSIALYIEETRELLGELEQGLLELETNPDDTARLDACFRAMHTIKGGGAMFGFEEISRFTHDVETVLDRVRTGDLPVNRELLSLTLAAKDHILTLLEAPRDQQHAHRNASDRLLASFAAYLPGGAATAPDLAGDAGEPPILRPASGEHEYACPALPGPPSIYWVRLRPNPDMLLTGNDPVRLLAELDTMGEMHVLRHGPKPVLDNDDFDPERVYGLFDMLIATPCAVDNLRDVFIFVEGDSEVGIHHLHTGILRAADLDELLAALKGHDDEDLEVAGNRLEAALAAKLALIESAKQKSQTKKGSEPRAAPQAKAPAAAATLRVDAARLDSLVSMVGELVILQSRLRQAAKARDLDAVTEVDEDLERLTDNLRDVALGLRMLPIGSVFSQFTRLTRDLAASLGKDVEFVAHGGETELDKTVIDRIKDPLVHLLRNSLDHGLERPEERQAAGKSPQGRVTLSANHSGGNVVIVIADDGRGIDVAAVRRKAVERGLFAPEAEPSEKELLDCIFAPGFSTAAKVSDVSGRGVGMDVVKKNIEALRGTVELASVLGQGATVTIRLPLTLAIIDGFNVMVGGDSFIVPLANLRGFQERFVEGQVRTVDTIERMGSMAPVVSLRRLFEVPGDQPGYERVVITEAEGETVGFCVDKVIGRQQAVIKSLDDCYRHLKWISGTTINGDGSISLILDVPQLVRFVRGREDSRLQTSEPFRTVPQ; this is translated from the coding sequence ATGCCCGACGTTGATCCGTCCATTGCTCTCTATATAGAAGAAACCCGGGAACTGCTCGGCGAACTCGAACAAGGTCTGCTCGAACTCGAGACCAATCCCGACGACACGGCCCGGCTGGACGCCTGTTTTCGGGCCATGCACACCATCAAGGGCGGCGGAGCCATGTTCGGCTTCGAGGAAATTTCCCGTTTCACCCATGACGTGGAAACCGTCCTGGACCGGGTGCGCACCGGCGACCTGCCTGTCAACCGGGAACTTTTGAGCCTCACCCTGGCCGCCAAGGATCATATCCTGACCCTGCTCGAAGCCCCCCGCGACCAGCAGCACGCCCACCGCAACGCCTCGGACCGCCTCCTGGCCTCCTTTGCCGCCTATCTGCCCGGAGGCGCGGCGACCGCCCCGGACCTTGCGGGCGACGCCGGAGAGCCGCCCATCCTGCGGCCGGCCTCGGGAGAACACGAATACGCCTGCCCGGCCCTGCCCGGGCCGCCGAGCATCTACTGGGTCCGTCTGCGCCCCAACCCGGACATGCTGCTCACCGGCAACGATCCGGTGCGGCTTTTGGCCGAACTCGACACAATGGGCGAGATGCACGTGCTGCGCCACGGTCCCAAGCCGGTCCTGGACAACGACGATTTCGACCCCGAGCGTGTCTACGGCCTGTTCGACATGCTCATCGCCACGCCTTGCGCCGTGGATAACCTGCGCGACGTGTTCATCTTTGTCGAAGGCGACTCCGAGGTCGGCATCCATCATCTGCATACCGGCATCCTGCGGGCCGCCGACCTCGACGAACTCCTGGCCGCCCTCAAGGGCCATGACGACGAAGACCTGGAGGTTGCAGGCAATCGACTGGAGGCGGCCCTGGCCGCGAAGCTGGCCCTTATCGAAAGCGCCAAGCAGAAAAGCCAGACCAAGAAAGGCTCCGAACCGCGCGCCGCGCCCCAGGCCAAGGCCCCGGCGGCGGCCGCCACCCTGCGCGTGGACGCCGCCCGCCTCGACAGCCTGGTCAGCATGGTCGGCGAACTGGTTATCCTGCAATCGCGGCTACGCCAGGCGGCCAAGGCCCGGGATCTCGACGCCGTCACCGAAGTGGACGAGGATCTCGAACGCCTCACGGACAACCTGCGCGACGTGGCACTCGGGCTTCGCATGTTGCCCATCGGCTCGGTCTTCAGCCAGTTCACGCGCTTAACCCGCGACCTGGCCGCAAGCCTCGGCAAAGACGTGGAATTCGTGGCCCACGGCGGCGAAACCGAACTCGACAAGACCGTCATCGATCGCATCAAGGACCCCCTGGTCCATCTGCTGCGCAACAGCCTGGACCACGGCCTGGAACGCCCCGAGGAACGCCAGGCCGCCGGCAAGTCCCCCCAGGGCCGGGTGACCCTTTCCGCCAACCATTCCGGCGGCAACGTGGTCATCGTCATCGCCGACGACGGCCGGGGCATCGATGTGGCCGCCGTGCGCCGCAAGGCCGTGGAGCGCGGACTCTTCGCGCCCGAGGCCGAACCCTCGGAAAAGGAGCTTTTGGACTGCATCTTCGCCCCGGGCTTTTCCACGGCGGCCAAGGTTTCCGACGTGTCCGGCCGGGGCGTGGGCATGGACGTGGTCAAGAAAAACATCGAGGCCCTGCGCGGCACGGTGGAACTCGCAAGCGTCCTTGGCCAGGGCGCCACCGTGACCATTCGCTTGCCGCTCACCCTGGCCATCATCGACGGATTCAACGTCATGGTCGGCGGCGACTCCTTCATCGTGCCCCTGGCCAACCTCCGTGGCTTCCAGGAACGCTTTGTGGAGGGACAGGTCCGCACCGTGGACACTATCGAGCGCATGGGGTCCATGGCTCCGGTGGTCAGCCTGCGCCGGCTCTTCGAGGTGCCTGGCGACCAGCCCGGCTATGAGCGGGTGGTCATTACCGAGGCCGAAGGTGAAACCGTCGGCTTTTGCGTGGACAAAGTCATCGGCCGCCAGCAGGCCGTCATCAAAAGCCTCGACGACTGTTACCGCCATCTCAAATGGATTTCCGGCACCACGATCAACGGCGACGGCAGCATCTCGCTGATCCTCGACGTGCCCCAGCTCGTGCGTTTCGTGCGCGGCCGGGAAGACAGCCGCTTGCAGACCAGCGAACCGTTTCGTACAGTGCCGCAGTAG
- a CDS encoding HAMP domain-containing methyl-accepting chemotaxis protein, protein MFNNRGLAFKLGSGFGLLICLTLIVSGIGYNGLGDLMSRVDKMDAVTSISDNVLNARMDMLYFMQSKDNARLEAFRKHLGLAKDKAQTLRRSLNDPRNVELMDNLVAAATAYESGLSRYLEGEKTRDETFKTVVDAANSLQKTTEELLGRQEEQQKKNADSSAENTARMTSLRLRIENIEQQFLRARIEVLYYLWRGDRTRMDTARTLLDKLIAATRDASQLMSDAGDRSLLAEITAKADVYKTRMDGFLQAADAQAAVVKDMAAAADKAGQLADQAVEAQKTAMAEEARTANLLSLGASAAAVLLGVIFAVFITRAILRGVRGAITVADAVAHGDLNVAVTIDSHDEIGALLVSMQRMIEAERMAAGVAASLAEGDLSVAVTPRSDKDVLLRGMQEMIERLRDVVSEVQSGAENVASGSEEMSASAESLSQGATEQASAVEESSSAMEEMTSSISQNADNARQTEAIAVKAAGDARESGQAVAQAVGAMKDIAGKISIIEEIARQTDLLALNAAVEAARAGEHGRGFAVVAAEVRKLAERSQTAASEITRLSRSSTSVAERAGELLGKLVPDIQRTADLVQEINAASQEQSTGSSQVNKALQQLDQVIQQNASASEELASTSEELSAQAEQLQASISYFRLDGSQRPTSPPPGAKAVPRAAARPPRRLPTAPVPGKNKATALSIDMEGDDEQFERF, encoded by the coding sequence ATGTTCAACAACCGTGGTTTGGCCTTCAAACTCGGCTCCGGGTTTGGCCTGCTCATCTGCCTCACGCTCATCGTGTCCGGCATCGGATACAATGGCCTGGGAGATCTGATGTCCCGCGTCGATAAAATGGATGCCGTCACCTCCATCAGCGACAATGTACTCAACGCCCGAATGGATATGCTCTATTTCATGCAGTCCAAGGACAACGCAAGACTTGAAGCGTTTCGCAAACATCTCGGACTGGCCAAGGACAAGGCGCAAACACTCAGGCGATCCTTGAACGATCCACGCAACGTGGAACTGATGGACAATCTCGTCGCGGCGGCAACGGCCTATGAAAGCGGCCTTTCCCGCTATCTGGAAGGCGAGAAGACCAGGGACGAGACGTTTAAGACCGTTGTCGATGCCGCCAACTCCTTGCAAAAAACCACCGAGGAACTGCTCGGTCGCCAAGAGGAACAACAAAAGAAAAACGCGGACTCCAGCGCCGAGAATACCGCCCGGATGACCTCTTTGCGACTTCGCATCGAGAACATCGAACAACAGTTTCTTCGTGCCCGCATCGAGGTCCTCTACTACCTTTGGCGCGGCGACAGGACCCGGATGGATACCGCCCGCACGTTGCTCGACAAACTCATCGCCGCGACGCGGGATGCCTCGCAGCTTATGAGCGACGCCGGAGACCGGAGCCTCTTGGCCGAAATAACCGCCAAGGCCGACGTCTATAAAACACGCATGGACGGCTTTCTCCAGGCCGCAGACGCCCAGGCCGCCGTGGTCAAGGACATGGCCGCCGCCGCCGACAAGGCCGGCCAACTCGCCGATCAAGCCGTCGAGGCCCAGAAAACCGCCATGGCCGAGGAAGCCCGGACGGCCAACCTGCTCAGTCTCGGCGCTTCGGCCGCCGCTGTGCTGCTGGGCGTCATCTTCGCCGTCTTCATCACCCGGGCCATCCTGCGCGGCGTGCGGGGAGCCATCACCGTGGCCGACGCCGTGGCCCATGGGGACCTCAACGTGGCCGTGACCATCGACAGCCATGACGAAATCGGCGCGCTGCTCGTCTCCATGCAGCGCATGATCGAGGCCGAACGCATGGCCGCCGGGGTGGCCGCCAGCCTCGCTGAAGGCGACCTGAGCGTGGCGGTCACGCCGCGCTCGGACAAGGATGTGCTGCTGCGCGGCATGCAGGAAATGATTGAACGGCTGCGGGACGTGGTGAGCGAAGTGCAGTCTGGAGCCGAGAACGTGGCTTCGGGCAGCGAGGAGATGAGTGCCTCGGCCGAATCCCTGTCCCAGGGGGCCACCGAACAGGCATCGGCCGTGGAGGAGTCCTCGTCGGCCATGGAGGAAATGACCTCCAGCATCAGCCAGAACGCCGACAACGCCCGGCAAACCGAGGCCATCGCCGTCAAGGCCGCCGGCGACGCCCGCGAATCCGGCCAGGCCGTGGCCCAGGCCGTGGGCGCCATGAAGGACATTGCCGGCAAGATCTCCATCATCGAGGAAATCGCCCGGCAAACCGATCTGCTGGCGTTAAACGCCGCCGTGGAGGCGGCCCGGGCCGGCGAACACGGCCGCGGCTTCGCCGTGGTCGCGGCCGAGGTCCGCAAGCTTGCCGAGCGCAGCCAGACCGCCGCTTCGGAAATCACTCGGCTTTCCCGCTCTTCCACGTCCGTGGCCGAACGCGCCGGCGAACTGCTCGGCAAGCTCGTTCCCGACATCCAGCGCACCGCTGATCTCGTTCAGGAAATCAACGCCGCCAGCCAGGAACAGTCCACCGGTTCCTCCCAGGTCAACAAGGCCCTGCAGCAACTTGACCAAGTGATCCAGCAAAACGCCTCGGCCTCCGAGGAACTGGCCTCCACTTCCGAGGAACTCTCGGCCCAGGCCGAGCAGCTTCAGGCCAGCATCAGCTACTTCCGGCTTGACGGCTCGCAACGTCCGACTTCCCCTCCCCCCGGAGCCAAAGCCGTTCCCAGGGCAGCGGCCAGACCGCCTCGGCGGCTGCCGACCGCACCCGTGCCGGGAAAAAACAAGGCCACGGCCTTGAGCATCGACATGGAAGGCGATGATGAGCAGTTCGAACGCTTCTAG
- a CDS encoding chemotaxis protein CheW has protein sequence MAQDAQYGSQRFLTLTLGNELFAIDIFSVREILDYTDITRIPQTPEYMRGVVNVRGSAVPVVDLRMKFGLGQVERTLNTRIVIVEIKKDDALSVMGALADSVKEVLELETDRIDPPPRMGAAVRADFIRGIGKHGERFLLVLDVDKVFSSDEIHDLSRVLGDDAPPPKQPAAAASDEDFFR, from the coding sequence ATGGCCCAGGACGCCCAGTACGGCAGCCAGCGTTTCCTTACGCTGACCCTTGGCAACGAACTTTTCGCCATTGACATCTTTTCCGTCAGGGAAATTCTCGATTACACGGACATCACCCGCATCCCGCAAACCCCGGAATACATGCGCGGGGTGGTCAACGTGCGCGGCAGCGCCGTGCCCGTGGTCGATTTGCGCATGAAATTCGGCCTGGGACAGGTGGAGCGCACGCTCAACACCCGCATCGTCATCGTGGAAATCAAAAAAGACGACGCCCTGTCCGTCATGGGCGCCCTGGCCGACTCGGTCAAGGAAGTGCTTGAGCTTGAGACCGACCGCATTGATCCGCCGCCCCGCATGGGCGCGGCCGTGCGGGCCGACTTCATCCGGGGCATCGGCAAGCACGGCGAGCGGTTTCTGCTTGTTCTCGACGTGGACAAGGTCTTTTCCAGCGATGAAATACACGATCTCTCCCGGGTCTTGGGCGACGACGCCCCGCCGCCCAAGCAGCCAGCGGCGGCCGCCTCCGACGAGGACTTTTTCCGCTAG
- the rfaE2 gene encoding D-glycero-beta-D-manno-heptose 1-phosphate adenylyltransferase: MTFEHDKILGRVALAAAVAQVRPGRTVVFTNGCFDLLHAGHADLLARARALGDLLVVGLNDDASVARLKGPSRPVTPEAQRAFVLASLACVDYVSLFAEDTPLELILTIQPDVLVKGGDWPVAAIVGGEAVAARGGKVVSLPLTPGLSTTAVIERILERGRA; encoded by the coding sequence ATGACATTTGAGCACGACAAAATCCTTGGCCGCGTTGCCCTGGCCGCAGCCGTGGCCCAGGTCCGGCCGGGGCGCACGGTGGTGTTCACCAACGGCTGCTTCGACCTGCTCCACGCCGGCCACGCCGATCTTCTGGCCCGGGCCCGGGCCCTTGGCGACCTGCTCGTGGTGGGGCTTAACGACGACGCCTCGGTGGCGCGCCTCAAGGGGCCAAGTCGGCCGGTGACGCCCGAGGCCCAGCGGGCCTTTGTCCTGGCATCCCTGGCCTGCGTGGACTACGTGTCGCTTTTTGCGGAAGACACGCCGCTTGAGCTCATCCTGACCATCCAGCCCGACGTCCTGGTCAAGGGCGGCGACTGGCCGGTGGCGGCCATCGTCGGCGGCGAGGCGGTGGCGGCCCGGGGCGGCAAGGTCGTCAGCCTGCCCCTGACGCCGGGGCTTTCCACCACCGCCGTCATCGAACGTATTTTAGAACGGGGTCGGGCCTAG